From Bradyrhizobium sp. 4:
GTCGCCTCCAACGCGGTCGAGGTCTACGTCTCGCGGCTGCGCAAGCAGCTCGCCGAGCACGGCGCCAAGGTCGTGATCCACACCATCCGTGGCGTCGGCTATCTCATGGCCGAGGAGAAATAGCGTGGCCCGGATCGGATCTCAGGCCGGATTCCGCGCCGGGATCCATGCGAGGTCGCCGACATTCAAATCGCTGATCTGGCGCATCGTGTTCCTGCACATCGTGGCGGTCGCGGTGGTCGCGATCTTCCTGCCGCTAGTGCTGTTCTGGCTGCTCAACTCCGAGATCGACCAGCTGCACCGCGACGCCATGCGCGCCCAGGCCGAGGTGTTGGCCGAGCGCATCGTCGTCCAGCCCGACGGGCTGCTGACGTTCAACCTGCCGGACAGTCTCAAGGGCCTATATTCGGAAGCCTATGGCCGCTACCAGTACGACATTCGCGATGCCGAGGGACATCTGCTGTTCTCGTCGCGTCGCAAGACCGGCACTGCCACGGTCGCGCCACCGCCGCTCTCCGAGACGATTTCCGGCGCTGGCGTCACCCGCACCATCGACGGCAAGGTGATACGCATTCGCGTCGCGGAGGACCTCGCGCACCGCGACGTCATCATCGACGACATCGTGTCGAACTTCTTCCGGCGGGTCGGGTGGATCACCATTCCGATCCTGCTGGTCCTGCTCGCCATCGACATCATCATCTTTCGCCGCGCCGTCGCGCCGCTGTGGAAGGCCTCCGAGGAGGCAAGCAATATCGGTCCGGCGCGCACCGACATCCGCCTGCCGACGGAGCAGATCCCGCGCGAGATCATGCCGCTCGTCACCGCCGTCAACCAGGCGCTCGACCGCCTCGAGGACGGCTTTCGGGTGCAGCGGCAGTTCACCGCCGACGCCGCGCACCAATTGCGCACGCCGCTCGCGATCCTGCGCACGCGAATCGAGACGCTCGGCGACGGCGCTGCACGGCAGGCGCTGCATGCCGACATCGAGGGCATGAGCCGCATCGTCGCGCAGCTGCTGGAGATCGCCGAGCTCGACACGCTGGTGCTCGATCCCGGCGAGACCGCGGATTTGCGCGCGGTCTGCGCCGAGGTGGTCGGTTCGATCGCGCCGCTCGCGATCGCGCAGCACAAGGACATCGCGCTGAGGGGCACCGAGGGGCCGGTGCTGATCCACGGCAATTCCGTGATGCTCCAGCGCGCGATCTTCAATCTCGCCGAAAACGCCATCAAGTTCACGGCAAAGGACACGTCGGTCGATGTCGATGTGAGCGAGGATGGTGCGGTGCGCGTGCGCGATTGCGGACCGGGAATTGCGGAAGCCGAGCGCGAATTGATCTTCCAGCGCTTCTGGCGCGCCGACCGCCAGCGCAGCGACGGCGCCGGCCTCGGGCTGTCGATCGTGCGCGCGGTGGCGGATGATCACGCGGCGACGGTTGCGGTGGAGAATCTTCCGGGGAGCGGCGCGCAGTTCACGCTGCGGTTCAGGCTGGCGGAGAAGTCGGCGACGTTGATTTGAACGCGGTGCGGCACTGACGCGCCACCTTCTCCCGCATCCACCTTCGCCAAGGCTTCGCCGGACATGAGGGGAGAAGGCGAAAGCGACGGCTATTTCAGCTTGCGGGTGGACAAATCCATGATCATGCGCGTGGTCAGATAAAGACGCGGCACGATGCTGTTGAGCTGCACATATTCGGCATCGTTGGAATGCGCGCCGAAGCCCGACAGACCCATGCCCTCCACCACGGCTCCGCTGGTCTTGAGTGCGGCAAACGCCGCGTCGGTGCCGCCGCCGGTCGCTTTCTCGTCGACCTTGAGGGGCAGTCCGAGCTCCCCATAGATCGTCTTGCCGTGGGCCGCGACGCGACGTGAGGCGTCGTTGGCCTCAAGCGGCGGACGGCGCACCTCGAATTTCAGCGCGACCTTGGAATCGGGCAGCAGGTGATTCTTGATTTTCTCCTGAAGTGTCTTCTCCAGCTCGTCGAAATCGGCGACCTTGAGTGCACGTGCGTCGGCCTGGGCCGTGGCCTCCGCCGGGATGACGTTGCGGTTGGTGCCGGCCTTGGAGACCGTCCAGTTCAGTTTCAGGCCCTGCTCTGGCTTGGACAGGTCCTTCATCTGCAGCAGCTGGTGCGAGAGTTCGTACAGCGCGTTGACGCCGCCCTCGGGCCGTGAGCCCGCATGCGAGGACTTGCCCTGCACCGTGAGATAGGCCGAGCCGATACCGCTGGTGGCCAGCCGCAGCGTGCCGTCGGTGCCGCCGCCTTCAAACGAGAACACCACGTCCTGATCCGAGGCGAATCTGGTGATGGTGCTGCGCCAGCCCGGTGAGGAGATCTCCTCGTCGCCGTTGGTGAGCACCGTGAGCGTGCCGTAATCCCGGAAGCTCAGCTTCTGCAGCAACGCAACGGTGTGGAGAATGAGCGCGACGCCCTGCTTGTCGTCGGCAATGCCGAGGCCGTAGGCCTTGTCGCCGTCGATGCGGAACGGTTGATCCTTCAGCATGCCCTTCAGGTACACGGTGTCCATGTGGGCGATCAGCATGATCTTCTTGCTGCCTGTGCCCTTGAATACGGCGTGTACGGCCGGGCCGATCTTCTCGGGTGTGTCGTCGAGGCGATAGACGTCTGTGGGTTGCAGGATTTGCACCGTGCCGCCGAGCTGCTTGAGCTGGCCGGCAACGCGCTCGGCGATCTGGTTCAGGCCTTCGACATCCTTGCTGCCGGATTCGATGCTGACGAGATCGCGCAGCGTGTCGAGCAGCGGCTGCTGCTCCTTTTGCGCCAGCGCATGGACGTCGGCCATGACATTCGCGCCGGGCTCGGCGTGGGCCGGCATTGCAGCACAGGCCAGCCAGAGCGACGCGATCAAGGGACCAACGAGCGATGGAGCAGGGTGCGATCGAGGCATGCGTGGCGGCCTTGGGTTGGGGGGATGGCGCGGTATGCCCGTGTTTCCGGCGCTTGTCACGCGCCCGGCACACCCATCAGGCACCGCCGAGGCGAACGTGACGTGGAGGGCGAGGGTCGGTCGCCTAAGTCTAAAGTCGTAGGATCGGATGGGGATGGAAATCGGACGACACATGTTCCATGCTGGCCTCCAAGCCTCGGCAAGAAGGCCCACCGTCACAATCCATCAGGGTAGGAAATCATGAAAAGACGAGATTTCATCAAGGTCACCGGGCTTGGTGCGGCGGGTGTCGCCACGCTCGCCGCTCCAGCAATCGCGCAGACGACGCCCGAGATCAAATGGCGCATGCCGACGAGCTGGCCGAAATCGCTCGACACGCTCTATGGCGGTGCCGAGATGATGGCCAAGATGGTCGCGGAAGCGACCGACAACAAATTCCAGATTCAGACAT
This genomic window contains:
- a CDS encoding ATP-binding protein — translated: MARIGSQAGFRAGIHARSPTFKSLIWRIVFLHIVAVAVVAIFLPLVLFWLLNSEIDQLHRDAMRAQAEVLAERIVVQPDGLLTFNLPDSLKGLYSEAYGRYQYDIRDAEGHLLFSSRRKTGTATVAPPPLSETISGAGVTRTIDGKVIRIRVAEDLAHRDVIIDDIVSNFFRRVGWITIPILLVLLAIDIIIFRRAVAPLWKASEEASNIGPARTDIRLPTEQIPREIMPLVTAVNQALDRLEDGFRVQRQFTADAAHQLRTPLAILRTRIETLGDGAARQALHADIEGMSRIVAQLLEIAELDTLVLDPGETADLRAVCAEVVGSIAPLAIAQHKDIALRGTEGPVLIHGNSVMLQRAIFNLAENAIKFTAKDTSVDVDVSEDGAVRVRDCGPGIAEAERELIFQRFWRADRQRSDGAGLGLSIVRAVADDHAATVAVENLPGSGAQFTLRFRLAEKSATLI
- a CDS encoding M20/M25/M40 family metallo-hydrolase, producing the protein MPRSHPAPSLVGPLIASLWLACAAMPAHAEPGANVMADVHALAQKEQQPLLDTLRDLVSIESGSKDVEGLNQIAERVAGQLKQLGGTVQILQPTDVYRLDDTPEKIGPAVHAVFKGTGSKKIMLIAHMDTVYLKGMLKDQPFRIDGDKAYGLGIADDKQGVALILHTVALLQKLSFRDYGTLTVLTNGDEEISSPGWRSTITRFASDQDVVFSFEGGGTDGTLRLATSGIGSAYLTVQGKSSHAGSRPEGGVNALYELSHQLLQMKDLSKPEQGLKLNWTVSKAGTNRNVIPAEATAQADARALKVADFDELEKTLQEKIKNHLLPDSKVALKFEVRRPPLEANDASRRVAAHGKTIYGELGLPLKVDEKATGGGTDAAFAALKTSGAVVEGMGLSGFGAHSNDAEYVQLNSIVPRLYLTTRMIMDLSTRKLK